A genomic segment from Dechloromonas denitrificans encodes:
- a CDS encoding IS3 family transposase (programmed frameshift) → MESGVKRTQRDYTLAFKRAVVEQVEKGELSYKQAQQRYGIQGRSTVLVWLRKHGRQNWGPMASYGRMSEPTRSSASSQGQTPEQRIKELEVQLKEAREKSQFFEAVIDVLQKDYGVRVKKACGQVLTQRSVEGLSVSRACHYMGISRQAHYQWQQRRAHDEVKYERALELVKAKRLHQPRLGTRKLHHLLGPTLAAEGRGLGRDALFDLLRWNRLLVPTKRAYHKTTDSHHHFRRHPNLLKAGPDQVSAEASEQVWVADITYLPTRERSAYLSLITDAYSRKIVGYHVHDRLHTTEVSQALKMALKGRQGNGLLIHHSDRGVQYCANEYQAIHQKHGVICSMTDGYDCYQNALAERVNGILKQEFLLQQPDDLDQARRMVSQSIAIYNQERPHFSLQLKTPDEVHRASLKASN, encoded by the exons ATGGAGTCAGGGGTTAAGAGGACACAGCGAGACTACACGCTGGCTTTTAAACGGGCCGTTGTTGAGCAGGTAGAAAAAGGCGAACTGAGCTACAAGCAAGCCCAGCAGCGTTACGGTATCCAGGGCAGATCGACGGTCTTGGTTTGGTTACGCAAGCATGGTCGCCAGAACTGGGGGCCGATGGCATCATACGGCCGCATGAGTGAGCCAACCCGATCATCAGCGAGCAGCCAGGGCCAGACGCCGGAACAGCGGATCAAGGAGCTGGAAGTCCAACTCAAGGAAGCCCGAGAGAAATCCCAATTCTTCGAAGCGGTCATCGATGTTTTGCAGAAAGACTACGGAGTCCGCGTT AAAAAAGCCTGTGGGCAAGTCCTCACGCAAAGGTCCGTCGAAGGACTGAGTGTATCGAGGGCTTGCCACTATATGGGCATCAGCCGGCAGGCACATTACCAGTGGCAGCAGCGTCGAGCGCACGATGAGGTCAAGTACGAACGGGCTCTTGAGTTGGTAAAGGCCAAGCGCTTGCATCAGCCCAGACTGGGGACGCGCAAGCTACATCACCTGCTTGGCCCGACGCTAGCGGCCGAAGGGCGTGGCCTTGGGCGCGATGCCTTGTTCGATCTGTTGCGTTGGAATCGCCTGTTGGTGCCAACCAAGCGGGCGTATCACAAGACGACCGACAGCCACCACCATTTCCGGCGCCATCCCAATTTGCTGAAAGCGGGACCGGATCAGGTTAGCGCCGAGGCGAGCGAGCAGGTTTGGGTTGCCGATATCACCTATTTGCCTACCCGTGAGCGCAGTGCCTATCTGAGTCTGATTACCGATGCCTATTCACGCAAGATTGTGGGTTACCACGTCCATGACCGCCTGCACACGACTGAGGTGAGCCAGGCTTTGAAGATGGCGTTAAAGGGGCGTCAGGGAAATGGGCTGCTGATCCATCATTCAGACCGTGGAGTCCAATACTGCGCCAATGAGTACCAAGCTATTCATCAGAAACACGGGGTGATCTGCTCAATGACGGACGGCTATGATTGCTATCAGAACGCCTTGGCAGAGCGGGTTAATGGCATTCTCAAGCAGGAGTTTCTACTCCAGCAGCCCGACGATCTCGATCAGGCACGCCGCATGGTCAGTCAATCCATCGCCATCTACAACCAGGAGAGACCGCATTTCTCGCTACAATTGAAGACGCCCGATGAGGTTCATCGGGCGTCTTTGAAGGCCAGCAATTAA
- the rpmA gene encoding 50S ribosomal protein L27, which yields MAHKKAGGSSRNGRDSQAQRLGVKRYGGQFVLAGNIIVRQRGTEFHPGENVGCGKDHTLFALKDGVIQFSIKGLKKRRVVTIVPAAE from the coding sequence ATGGCACACAAAAAAGCTGGCGGCAGTTCACGTAACGGCCGCGACTCACAAGCCCAACGACTGGGCGTCAAGCGCTACGGCGGTCAATTCGTCCTGGCTGGCAACATCATTGTTCGCCAGCGTGGCACCGAATTTCACCCGGGCGAAAACGTTGGCTGCGGCAAGGATCACACCCTGTTCGCACTCAAGGATGGCGTGATTCAGTTCTCCATCAAGGGCTTGAAAAAGCGCCGCGTGGTGACCATCGTTCCGGCCGCCGAATAA
- the proB gene encoding glutamate 5-kinase, whose protein sequence is MHTTRLASAKRLVVKVGSALVTNNGAGLDLAAIDDWARQISVLRQQGKEVVLVSSGAIACGMQRLGWNKRPKSVHELQAAAAVGQMGLVQVYEGAFSKYGLQTAQILLTHDDLADRKRYLNARSTLTTLLELGVIPIINENDTVVTDEIKFGDNDTLGALVANLIEAEALIILTDQIGLFTADPRKDPNATLISEATAGDEALESMAGGAGTSIGKGGMITKVIAAKRAARSGAHTAIASGRESNPIIRLANGDPVGTLLVSQTQPLAARKQWLADHLQLAGRLLLDDGAVNALKSGKSLLPIGVIAAEGDFERGAAVACISPEGHEIARGLSNYGSGEARLIARKSTPEIEDLLGYVDEPEIIHRDNLILVD, encoded by the coding sequence ATGCACACCACTCGCCTCGCCTCCGCCAAACGCCTCGTCGTCAAAGTCGGCTCCGCCCTGGTCACCAACAATGGCGCAGGACTCGATCTTGCCGCCATCGATGACTGGGCACGCCAGATCAGCGTACTGCGCCAGCAAGGCAAGGAAGTTGTACTGGTTTCCTCCGGCGCAATCGCCTGCGGCATGCAGCGTCTCGGCTGGAACAAGCGCCCGAAATCAGTGCACGAACTGCAAGCCGCCGCAGCGGTTGGCCAAATGGGTCTGGTTCAAGTCTACGAAGGCGCATTTTCGAAATACGGCCTGCAAACCGCCCAGATCCTCCTTACCCACGACGACCTGGCCGATCGCAAACGCTACCTGAACGCTCGCTCGACACTGACCACACTCCTTGAGCTTGGCGTCATCCCGATCATCAACGAAAACGATACCGTCGTCACCGACGAGATCAAATTCGGCGACAACGACACACTGGGCGCGCTGGTCGCCAACCTGATCGAAGCCGAAGCCTTGATCATCCTGACCGACCAGATCGGCCTCTTTACCGCCGACCCGCGCAAAGACCCGAATGCCACACTGATCAGCGAAGCCACCGCCGGCGACGAAGCACTCGAAAGCATGGCTGGCGGCGCCGGCACGTCAATCGGCAAAGGCGGCATGATTACCAAGGTAATCGCCGCCAAGCGCGCCGCCCGCAGCGGCGCGCACACCGCTATTGCCAGCGGACGCGAAAGCAACCCGATCATTCGCCTGGCCAACGGCGACCCGGTTGGCACACTGCTCGTCTCGCAGACTCAACCCCTTGCAGCACGCAAACAATGGCTGGCCGACCACTTGCAACTTGCCGGACGCCTGTTACTTGACGATGGCGCGGTCAACGCCCTGAAATCGGGAAAAAGCTTGCTGCCAATCGGCGTGATCGCCGCCGAAGGGGACTTTGAGCGCGGCGCAGCAGTCGCCTGCATCAGCCCAGAAGGCCATGAAATTGCACGCGGCCTGAGCAACTACGGCAGCGGTGAAGCAAGACTCATTGCGCGCAAATCAACGCCCGAAATAGAAGACCTGCTGGGCTATGTTGATGAGCCGGAGATTATCCATCGCGACAATCTGATTCTCGTCGACTAA
- a CDS encoding MaoC family dehydratase, protein MTYYIEDLQPGMSHTMGKTITDADIVLFAGVSTDTNAVHLDEEFGKSTPFGGRIAHGMLSASFISAVLGAHLPGPGTIYLAQSLKFKAPVRPGDTVKTTVTVKEVIAAKKRVILDTICKVGETVVIEGEATIMIGNKPA, encoded by the coding sequence ATGACGTATTACATCGAAGACCTGCAACCCGGCATGAGCCACACCATGGGCAAAACGATCACCGACGCCGATATCGTTCTGTTCGCTGGCGTTTCAACCGACACCAACGCCGTGCACCTGGACGAAGAGTTCGGCAAGAGCACCCCGTTCGGTGGCCGCATTGCCCACGGCATGCTGTCCGCCAGCTTCATTTCCGCTGTCCTCGGCGCCCATTTGCCCGGCCCCGGCACCATTTACCTGGCCCAGAGCCTGAAATTCAAGGCCCCGGTTCGCCCCGGCGACACCGTCAAGACCACGGTCACCGTCAAGGAAGTGATCGCTGCCAAGAAGCGCGTCATTCTCGACACCATCTGCAAGGTTGGCGAAACCGTCGTGATCGAAGGCGAAGCCACCATCATGATCGGCAACAAGCCGGCCTGA
- a CDS encoding ABC transporter permease codes for MRPADILRFARDAATGYPMRTSLSVLAMSIGVAAVVILTALGDGARRYVVGQFSSIGTNLVIVLPGRSGTGGFNPANAITTTPRDLSIDDAGSLRRAPAVSRVAPLAVGTSEISFGGRLREVMVAGSTSEFIPIRNFELAQGVGLPDEDWNRGTAVAVIGAKIREELFGNASAVGQLIRVGDRRLRVIGVLKPVGQGLGMNTDELVIVPVALSQAMFNTNTLFRVLVEAKNREAIPDAKAQVIDILKQRHRGEEDVTVITQDAVLATFDKLLGALTLGVAGIAAISLAVAGILVMNVMLVAVTQRTGEIGLLKALGATAQTIRLAFLTEAAMLSALGALLGYALGEAGAFALRQIFPVFPAYPPNWAVIAALLTALGTGLLFGFLPARRAARLDPVQALMKH; via the coding sequence ATGCGCCCCGCCGACATCCTCCGCTTCGCCCGCGATGCAGCCACCGGTTACCCGATGCGCACCAGCCTGTCGGTGCTGGCCATGTCGATCGGCGTCGCCGCCGTCGTCATCCTGACCGCGCTGGGTGATGGTGCTCGACGTTACGTCGTCGGCCAGTTTTCCTCGATTGGCACCAACCTGGTGATCGTGTTGCCCGGCCGCTCCGGCACCGGCGGCTTCAATCCGGCCAACGCGATCACCACCACGCCGCGCGACCTGAGTATCGACGATGCCGGCAGCCTGCGCCGGGCACCGGCAGTGAGCCGCGTCGCACCGCTCGCGGTCGGCACTTCGGAAATCAGTTTTGGCGGCCGGTTGCGGGAGGTCATGGTGGCCGGCTCGACCAGCGAATTCATTCCGATCCGTAATTTCGAACTGGCACAAGGCGTCGGCCTGCCGGATGAAGACTGGAATCGTGGCACCGCCGTGGCTGTCATCGGCGCCAAGATTCGCGAGGAGCTTTTCGGCAACGCCTCAGCCGTCGGTCAGCTGATTCGTGTCGGCGACCGTCGCCTGCGCGTCATCGGCGTACTCAAGCCGGTTGGTCAGGGGCTGGGCATGAACACCGACGAACTGGTCATCGTGCCGGTGGCGCTCTCGCAGGCAATGTTCAACACCAACACCCTGTTCCGCGTTCTGGTCGAAGCCAAAAACCGCGAAGCCATCCCCGACGCCAAGGCTCAGGTCATCGATATTCTCAAGCAGCGCCACCGCGGCGAGGAAGACGTTACGGTGATCACCCAGGATGCCGTACTCGCCACCTTCGACAAACTGCTCGGCGCCCTGACCCTGGGCGTCGCCGGTATCGCCGCGATCAGCCTGGCCGTTGCCGGCATTCTGGTGATGAATGTGATGCTGGTGGCCGTCACCCAGCGAACCGGTGAAATCGGCCTGCTCAAGGCGCTCGGCGCCACAGCGCAAACAATACGCCTCGCCTTCCTGACGGAGGCAGCCATGCTGTCTGCACTCGGCGCCTTGCTGGGCTACGCACTCGGCGAAGCCGGCGCTTTCGCGTTGCGCCAGATTTTCCCGGTCTTTCCGGCCTATCCGCCCAACTGGGCGGTGATTGCAGCCCTGCTCACGGCGCTTGGCACCGGCCTCCTTTTCGGCTTCCTGCCGGCCCGACGCGCTGCCCGGCTCGACCCGGTGCAAGCCCTGATGAAGCACTGA
- a CDS encoding IS4 family transposase, which translates to MLSSQLSITTDVMPTIGFDRLAAHLPYEWIEQALSAHGVASVRRRRLPAEQVVWLVIALALFRRQSMEEVLSTLDLALPDTRIEAVCKSAITQARARLGQAPLQWLFEQTAQAWCAQEKVANQWKGLSLWAVDGTTFRVPDSPENREFFGAQRYASGKVASYPQVRAVSLTALPTHLVSAIEFGQYGQNEMLYAKALIGRIEDHSLTVFDKGFVSAEILLGLSAAGTERHYLIPAKSNTQYEVLSGTPEDCRVRLRISPQARVKVPDLPEAWEARAIRVESANGQSRVLLTSLFDRRRFKAQDLADCYRRRWEIETSYRELKQSMLGEALTLRSRLPEGVNQEIWGALIAYNLIRLEIAKAATEARVAPTDLSFLRALHIIQHELIWAAGMSPGKLPSHLARLRLQLQMAIVEKRRGRKCPRVVKARPARYAVRHLKEP; encoded by the coding sequence ATGTTGTCCAGCCAGCTCTCCATTACGACAGATGTCATGCCGACGATCGGATTCGATCGTCTGGCGGCTCATTTGCCGTATGAGTGGATTGAGCAGGCGCTCAGCGCGCATGGGGTGGCGAGTGTTCGCCGCCGTCGTTTGCCGGCGGAGCAAGTGGTCTGGCTGGTGATCGCCCTGGCGTTGTTTCGTCGCCAGTCGATGGAAGAAGTACTCAGCACCCTGGATCTGGCCTTGCCCGACACCCGAATCGAGGCGGTCTGCAAGAGTGCGATCACGCAGGCGCGGGCTCGCCTTGGCCAAGCCCCGCTGCAATGGTTGTTCGAGCAAACGGCCCAAGCCTGGTGCGCACAGGAGAAGGTCGCGAATCAGTGGAAGGGACTTTCGCTATGGGCGGTCGATGGCACCACCTTTCGGGTGCCGGACAGCCCCGAGAACCGCGAATTCTTTGGTGCCCAACGCTACGCCAGCGGCAAAGTGGCCTCCTATCCTCAGGTGCGTGCCGTCAGCCTGACGGCACTGCCCACCCATCTGGTCTCGGCCATCGAGTTTGGCCAATACGGCCAGAACGAAATGCTTTACGCCAAGGCGCTGATCGGTCGGATCGAGGACCATTCCCTGACCGTCTTCGACAAGGGCTTTGTTTCTGCGGAAATATTGTTGGGCTTGAGTGCTGCGGGCACCGAGCGGCATTACCTGATCCCCGCCAAGTCCAACACGCAATACGAAGTCCTGTCGGGAACGCCCGAGGATTGTCGGGTTCGTTTGCGTATATCTCCTCAAGCGCGCGTCAAGGTCCCTGATCTGCCCGAGGCCTGGGAGGCCCGTGCCATTCGAGTCGAGTCGGCCAATGGTCAAAGCCGGGTACTGCTGACCTCATTGTTCGATCGCCGCCGCTTCAAAGCGCAGGATCTGGCGGACTGCTATCGCCGGCGCTGGGAAATTGAAACCAGCTACCGCGAGCTCAAGCAATCGATGCTGGGCGAAGCGCTGACCTTGCGCTCGCGTTTGCCCGAAGGGGTCAATCAGGAAATCTGGGGGGCCTTAATTGCCTACAACCTGATCAGACTTGAAATCGCCAAGGCGGCCACTGAAGCGCGCGTCGCTCCGACCGATCTGAGCTTCCTGCGCGCACTGCACATCATCCAGCACGAACTGATCTGGGCGGCGGGAATGAGTCCGGGGAAACTGCCGTCCCATCTGGCGCGCCTGCGTTTGCAGTTGCAGATGGCTATCGTGGAAAAACGACGGGGGCGAAAATGCCCCCGTGTCGTCAAAGCCAGACCGGCTCGTTACGCCGTTCGTCACCTAAAAGAGCCTTAA
- a CDS encoding FKBP-type peptidyl-prolyl cis-trans isomerase, which produces MAEITTASGLVYEDTVVGEGTEATVGNYVTVHYTGWLTDGSKFDSSKDRADPFQFPLGMRHVIAGWDEGVQGMKVGGTRKLTIPSELGYGPRGAGGVIPPNATLVFEVELLAVQ; this is translated from the coding sequence ATGGCTGAAATCACCACGGCCTCCGGCCTTGTTTATGAAGACACCGTTGTTGGCGAAGGTACGGAAGCCACGGTCGGCAATTACGTGACCGTCCATTACACCGGCTGGCTGACCGATGGCAGCAAGTTCGACTCCTCGAAGGATCGTGCCGATCCTTTCCAGTTTCCGCTCGGTATGCGTCACGTGATCGCCGGCTGGGACGAAGGTGTCCAGGGCATGAAAGTCGGCGGTACGCGCAAGCTGACTATCCCGTCCGAACTGGGTTACGGTCCGCGCGGCGCGGGTGGCGTTATCCCGCCGAATGCAACGCTGGTCTTCGAGGTTGAACTCCTCGCTGTCCAATGA
- a CDS encoding ABC transporter ATP-binding protein, whose protein sequence is MALIELKNIERTFQLGDAAVHALSALDLTISTGEYVAVMGPSGSGKSTLLNLLGLLDRPSSGTYQLEGRDVTTLSPDEQAQVRSQRIGFVFQSFHLVPRLTAAENIALPMTLAGLPLKERNARVEQALLDFGLEHRADHRPDQLSGGQRQRVAIARATIMQPALILADEPTGNLDRHTGDEVVHLLETLNSRGVTLIVVTHDPSLGARAGRQLVMEDGGLKQDSARP, encoded by the coding sequence ATGGCCCTGATCGAACTGAAAAATATCGAGCGCACCTTCCAGCTCGGCGATGCCGCGGTCCACGCGCTCTCGGCCCTCGATTTGACGATCTCGACCGGCGAATACGTCGCCGTGATGGGCCCTTCCGGTTCCGGCAAATCGACCCTGCTCAACCTGCTGGGCCTGCTCGACCGGCCCAGCAGCGGCACCTACCAACTCGAAGGGCGCGATGTCACCACCCTCTCGCCGGATGAACAGGCGCAGGTTCGCAGCCAGCGTATCGGCTTCGTTTTCCAGAGTTTTCACCTTGTTCCGCGGTTGACCGCAGCAGAGAACATCGCCCTGCCGATGACCCTGGCCGGCCTGCCGCTCAAGGAGCGCAACGCCCGGGTTGAGCAGGCACTGCTCGATTTCGGCCTGGAACATCGGGCCGACCATCGCCCTGACCAGCTTTCCGGCGGCCAGCGCCAGCGTGTTGCGATCGCCCGGGCAACCATCATGCAGCCGGCACTGATCCTGGCCGACGAACCGACCGGCAACCTTGACCGCCACACCGGCGACGAAGTCGTACATTTACTTGAAACCCTGAACAGCCGCGGCGTCACGCTCATCGTCGTCACCCACGACCCATCGCTCGGCGCCCGTGCCGGACGCCAGCTGGTCATGGAGGACGGCGGCCTGAAGCAAGACAGCGCCCGCCCCTGA
- the cgtA gene encoding Obg family GTPase CgtA, giving the protein MKFIDEAKIYVKAGDGGNGAATFRREKYIPMGGPNGGDGGRGGSIYVIADRNINTLVDYRYTRKFIGKRGENGGGADQYGAGGDDIILRMPVGTVIYNQHTDEIVADLAEHDQKILIAQGGKGGLGNIHFKSSTNRAPRQKTNGAQGEELELRLELRVLADVGLLGLPNAGKSTLIRAISSARPKVADYPFTTLHPNLGVVRVDDEKSFVMADVPGLIEGAADGAGLGIRFLKHLQRTRILLHLVDIAPIDPDSNPVRDAKAIVGELVKHDPELANKPRWLVLNKLDLIPEEDREEAVKNFLKAYKKATKYDGPYFPIAAINGEGTKPLIYAISEALEQMARPEIGDLDDNDEHSDDIPAKDNA; this is encoded by the coding sequence ATGAAATTCATCGACGAAGCCAAGATCTACGTAAAAGCCGGCGACGGCGGCAACGGCGCGGCAACATTCCGTCGCGAAAAATACATCCCGATGGGCGGCCCGAACGGTGGCGACGGCGGGCGGGGCGGTAGCATCTACGTCATTGCCGACCGCAACATCAATACCCTGGTCGACTATCGCTACACCCGGAAATTCATCGGCAAGCGTGGCGAAAACGGCGGCGGCGCGGATCAATATGGCGCAGGCGGCGACGACATCATCCTGCGCATGCCGGTTGGCACGGTCATTTACAACCAACACACAGATGAGATCGTTGCCGACCTGGCCGAGCACGATCAAAAGATCCTGATCGCCCAAGGCGGCAAGGGCGGCCTCGGCAACATTCACTTCAAATCATCGACCAACCGCGCACCGCGCCAGAAAACCAACGGCGCACAAGGCGAAGAACTGGAACTGCGCCTCGAACTACGCGTCCTGGCCGATGTCGGCCTGCTCGGCCTGCCCAACGCCGGCAAAAGCACGCTGATCCGCGCCATCTCCTCTGCGCGCCCAAAAGTTGCCGACTACCCCTTCACCACGCTGCACCCGAATCTTGGTGTTGTCCGCGTCGATGACGAGAAAAGCTTCGTCATGGCCGACGTCCCCGGCCTGATCGAAGGCGCCGCCGACGGCGCCGGCCTCGGCATCCGCTTCCTCAAGCACCTGCAGCGTACGCGCATTCTGTTGCACCTCGTGGATATTGCACCGATCGACCCGGATTCCAATCCGGTGCGCGATGCCAAGGCCATTGTTGGCGAACTGGTCAAGCACGACCCCGAACTGGCCAACAAGCCGCGCTGGCTGGTCCTCAACAAACTCGACCTGATTCCCGAAGAAGACCGCGAAGAAGCCGTCAAGAATTTCCTCAAGGCCTACAAGAAAGCCACCAAATACGACGGCCCATATTTCCCCATCGCGGCAATCAACGGCGAAGGAACCAAGCCCCTGATTTACGCAATCAGCGAAGCACTCGAGCAAATGGCCCGCCCGGAAATCGGCGACCTCGACGACAACGACGAGCACAGCGACGACATCCCCGCCAAAGACAACGCCTGA
- a CDS encoding ABC transporter permease: protein MRFADALHLAVRAISAQRLRSFLTLLGIAVGIAAVILLTSIGEGIHRFVLGEFTQFGTNVISISPGKTKTGGSTSGLPSSARPLTLDDARSLERLPHILAVTPNVRGNAEVVGNGRTRRTLVYGVNAKLPQIFRSTVQSGQFLPDDDERSARAFVVLGSKLKNELFGSENPLGQRLRIGGLHFRIIGVMAPKGQFLGIDLDDTAFIPTVRAQELFNREGVDEINIATEEGIASARIGSGIKTHLLARHGREDFTITSQEEMLKTLSNILNVLTMAVGALGGISLLVGGVGIVTIMTIAVSERTSEIGLLVALGARRRTILLLFLGEAVALSAIGGGFGLLLGIGLAQAIHFALPALPVHTPLSFVLLAEAVAIAIGLATGVLPARRAARLDPVEALRTE, encoded by the coding sequence ATGCGATTTGCCGACGCTCTCCACCTGGCGGTTCGCGCGATTAGCGCCCAACGCCTGCGCAGCTTCCTGACCTTGCTCGGCATTGCTGTCGGGATTGCGGCGGTGATCCTGCTCACCTCGATCGGCGAAGGCATTCACCGCTTCGTGCTCGGTGAATTCACCCAATTCGGGACCAATGTCATTTCCATTTCGCCGGGCAAAACGAAAACCGGCGGATCGACCTCCGGCTTGCCATCAAGCGCTAGGCCATTGACCCTCGACGATGCCCGCTCGCTCGAACGACTGCCGCACATTCTGGCCGTCACGCCCAATGTCCGGGGCAATGCCGAAGTAGTGGGCAATGGACGAACGCGACGGACGCTGGTCTATGGCGTCAATGCCAAATTACCGCAAATCTTCCGGTCGACCGTGCAAAGCGGCCAATTCCTGCCCGATGATGATGAACGGAGCGCCCGTGCCTTCGTCGTCCTCGGCAGCAAGTTGAAAAACGAATTATTCGGCAGCGAGAATCCGCTGGGCCAGCGCCTGCGCATCGGCGGCCTGCACTTTCGCATCATCGGGGTAATGGCCCCGAAAGGGCAGTTTCTCGGCATCGACCTTGACGATACCGCCTTCATCCCGACCGTTCGCGCCCAGGAACTGTTCAACCGCGAAGGCGTCGACGAGATCAATATCGCTACAGAGGAAGGCATTGCGTCGGCCCGGATTGGCAGCGGCATCAAGACGCATCTGCTGGCACGCCATGGGCGCGAAGATTTCACGATCACCTCCCAGGAAGAGATGCTCAAGACGCTGTCCAACATCCTGAACGTCCTGACCATGGCCGTCGGCGCGCTGGGCGGCATTTCGCTGCTGGTCGGCGGCGTCGGCATCGTGACTATCATGACCATTGCCGTCAGCGAACGGACAAGTGAAATCGGCCTGCTGGTTGCGCTCGGCGCCCGGCGAAGAACCATCTTGCTGCTTTTTCTCGGCGAAGCCGTGGCGCTCTCGGCGATTGGTGGCGGTTTTGGCCTACTGCTCGGCATCGGTCTGGCCCAGGCGATTCACTTCGCCCTGCCCGCCCTGCCGGTGCACACCCCGCTCAGCTTCGTGCTGCTCGCCGAAGCCGTGGCAATCGCCATCGGCCTGGCAACCGGCGTCCTCCCAGCCCGACGCGCAGCTCGACTCGACCCGGTTGAAGCACTGCGGACAGAATGA
- the rplU gene encoding 50S ribosomal protein L21, with amino-acid sequence MYAVIKTGGKQYRVTNGLKLKVEQIPADVGAEVTLDQVLMAGEGESVKIGAPFLAGATVKATVISHGRHDKVKIFKMRRRKHYQKHQGHRQNYTELRIDAIAA; translated from the coding sequence ATGTATGCGGTCATAAAAACCGGCGGTAAGCAGTATCGCGTTACCAACGGTCTAAAACTTAAAGTAGAACAGATACCGGCAGACGTTGGCGCAGAAGTTACCCTTGACCAGGTCCTCATGGCAGGCGAAGGCGAGTCGGTAAAGATCGGCGCTCCCTTCCTTGCTGGCGCCACCGTTAAGGCAACCGTGATTTCCCACGGCCGCCACGACAAGGTCAAGATCTTCAAGATGCGTCGTCGTAAGCACTACCAGAAGCATCAAGGCCATCGTCAGAACTACACCGAATTGCGCATCGACGCGATCGCGGCCTAA
- a CDS encoding pseudouridine synthase, giving the protein MSDFNKDDPWAKWRKPGAAVDAGSPAEKPAERPAARSRPAPEAKAEAPRVPPTGTLTVNRSPVVRTPSRGPVKKAPAAQSTAKIAPVKDVPVKAPRPELPPGEAPTGVRLSKVMSERGMCSRREADLWIERGWVFVNGQQISELGSRIGPDAEIAISKEAKADQAKQVTILINKPVGYVSGQPEPGSTPAVTLISLETQLVQSGDPEFKPWMLRGLAPAGRLDIDSTGLLVLTQDGRVAKKLIGDESTVEKEYLVRVSGELIPNGLALLNHGLELDDKPLRPARVKQLNEDQLHFILKEGKKRQIRRMCELVGLRVIGLKRVRIGRVRLGDLEQGQWRFLRADEAF; this is encoded by the coding sequence ATGAGCGATTTCAACAAGGACGACCCGTGGGCCAAGTGGCGCAAGCCGGGTGCTGCGGTCGACGCTGGTTCTCCGGCCGAAAAGCCGGCGGAGCGTCCTGCTGCCCGGTCACGCCCTGCGCCTGAGGCCAAGGCAGAGGCGCCGCGTGTGCCGCCAACCGGTACTTTGACGGTGAATCGTTCGCCGGTGGTTCGTACGCCGTCGCGCGGGCCGGTGAAAAAAGCCCCGGCTGCGCAGTCGACCGCAAAAATCGCACCGGTCAAGGATGTCCCGGTCAAGGCGCCGCGTCCCGAGTTGCCGCCTGGCGAGGCGCCGACGGGTGTCCGCTTGTCCAAGGTAATGTCCGAGCGTGGCATGTGTTCGCGCCGTGAGGCTGATTTGTGGATCGAGCGTGGCTGGGTTTTCGTCAATGGCCAGCAGATCAGCGAACTCGGTTCGCGTATCGGGCCGGATGCTGAAATCGCCATTTCCAAGGAAGCCAAGGCTGATCAGGCCAAGCAGGTGACGATCCTGATCAACAAGCCGGTCGGTTATGTGTCCGGCCAGCCCGAGCCGGGCAGTACGCCGGCGGTGACGCTGATTTCGCTGGAAACCCAGCTTGTCCAGTCGGGCGATCCGGAATTCAAGCCGTGGATGCTGCGTGGCCTGGCGCCGGCTGGTCGTCTGGATATCGACTCGACGGGGTTGCTGGTCCTGACTCAGGATGGCCGTGTCGCCAAGAAACTGATTGGCGATGAAAGCACGGTTGAAAAGGAATATCTGGTCCGTGTCAGCGGCGAGTTGATTCCGAATGGCCTGGCGTTGCTTAATCACGGCCTGGAGCTGGATGACAAGCCCTTGCGCCCGGCGCGCGTCAAGCAACTGAATGAAGATCAGTTGCACTTCATCCTGAAGGAAGGCAAGAAGCGCCAGATTCGTCGCATGTGCGAACTGGTCGGCTTGCGTGTCATCGGCTTGAAGCGGGTGCGTATCGGCCGTGTCCGGCTGGGCGACCTGGAACAGGGGCAATGGCGTTTCCTGCGGGCTGACGAAGCTTTCTAG